Proteins encoded in a region of the Bubalus bubalis isolate 160015118507 breed Murrah chromosome 9, NDDB_SH_1, whole genome shotgun sequence genome:
- the LOC102390164 gene encoding olfactory receptor 7A17-like — protein sequence MEPGNETQISEFLLLGLSKKIEFQPLIFGLFLSMYLITVIGNLLIILAVSSDPHLHTPMYFFLSNLSFVDVCFTSTTIPKMLKNIQTENKTITYEGCITQIHFFLLFATMEIFLLTVMAYDRFVAICYPLHYTIIMNPRVCGLLALMSWMMSVLNSLLQSLMVLWLSFCTDLEIPHFFCEITQVVQLACSDTFLNDIVLYFASMLLGSVSLTGILYSYSKIASSIRRISSAQGKYKAFSSCASHLSVVSLFYCTALGVYLSSGTTHSSQSSATASVMYTVVTPMLNPFIYSLRNKDIRRALRRIIGMAVLYGPIVLGLKKYP from the coding sequence ATGGAACCAGGGAATGAGACacaaatttcagaatttcttcttctgggattatcaaagaaaatagaatttcagCCCCTCATATTTGGACTTTTCCTCTCCATGTACCTGATCACTGTGATtggaaacctgctcatcatcctggccGTCAGCTcagacccccacctccacacccccatgtacttcttcctttccaacctcTCCTTTGTAGACGTCTGCTTCACTTCCACCACCATCCCAAAGATGCTGAAGAATATACAGACAGAGAACAAAACAATAACCTATGAAGGCTGCATCACCCAGATACACTTTTTCCTGCTCTTTGCCACAATGGAAATCTTCCTCCTGaccgtgatggcctatgaccgcttcgTGGCCATCTGTTATCCTCTGCACTACACAATCATCATGAATCCCCGGGTCTGTGGACTCCTGGCTCTGATGTCCTGGATGATGAGTGTCCTGAATTCCTTGTTACAAAGCTTAATGGTGCTGTGGCTGTCCTTCTGTACAGATTTGGAAATCCCCCACTTTTTCTGTGAGATTACTCAGGTGGTCCAACTTGCCTGTTCTGACACCTTTCTTAATGACATTGTGCTGTATTTTGCAAGTATGCTGCTAGGCAGTGTTTCCCTCACTGGTATCCTCTATTCTTACTCTAAGATAGCATCCTCCATACGAAGAATCTCATCTGCTCAGGGGAAGTATAAAGCATTTTCTTCCTGTGCATCTCACCTCTCAGTTGTCTCCTTATTTTACTGTACAGCCTTAGGAGTGTATCTTAGCTCTGGTACTACCCACAGCTCACAGTCAAGTGCAACAGCCTCAgtgatgtacactgtggtcacacccatgctgaaccccttcatctacagtcTGAGGAACAAAGACATAAGGAGGGCTCTGAGAAGAATCATTGGGATGGCAGTTCTATATGGGCCAATTGTCCTGGGGCTGAAGAAGTACCCATGA